In Dyadobacter subterraneus, a single genomic region encodes these proteins:
- the wecB gene encoding non-hydrolyzing UDP-N-acetylglucosamine 2-epimerase encodes MKILSIVGARPNFMKVAPLHRAFLQHPEIDSKIIHTGQHYDARMSDVFFNQLELPKPDYFLGIGGGSHTQQTAKIMIEFEQVMLAEKPDVVLVVGDVNSTIACAMVAVKEHIPVVHVEAGLRSGDRGMPEEINRIMTDCIADDLFVTEQAGIDNLKRESIPDEKVHFVGNVMIDSLVYYRQKASTLTLVKDLGLEPKSYVLMTMHRPSNVDFQEGLTNILKIIKETSKSKTVLFPVHPRTLKNMETWGLLDELRSLENVILMEPQGYLEFLHLMENSALIITDSGGIQEETTYLQVPCLTFRASTERPVTVELGTNILLSDLDPVSVAEKVQDILAGRVKEGIIPPFWDGHAAERIAEILIQKYAN; translated from the coding sequence ATGAAAATCCTGAGTATTGTTGGTGCCCGTCCGAACTTCATGAAAGTGGCTCCGTTGCACCGCGCTTTTTTACAACATCCTGAAATCGATTCGAAAATCATTCATACCGGACAGCATTATGATGCCCGTATGTCGGATGTGTTTTTTAATCAGCTGGAATTACCGAAACCAGATTATTTTCTTGGTATCGGCGGCGGTTCGCATACACAGCAAACGGCCAAGATCATGATCGAATTTGAGCAGGTTATGCTGGCTGAAAAACCGGATGTTGTGCTGGTTGTTGGTGATGTTAATTCAACAATTGCCTGTGCGATGGTAGCGGTAAAAGAACATATTCCTGTCGTTCACGTAGAAGCAGGTTTGAGAAGCGGCGACCGTGGAATGCCGGAAGAAATTAACCGGATCATGACGGATTGTATTGCGGACGATCTTTTTGTAACCGAGCAAGCCGGTATCGACAATCTGAAAAGAGAAAGTATTCCGGATGAAAAAGTCCATTTTGTCGGCAATGTGATGATCGATTCTTTGGTATACTATCGCCAGAAAGCTTCAACTTTAACATTGGTGAAAGATCTTGGCTTGGAGCCAAAGTCTTATGTTTTGATGACGATGCACCGCCCAAGCAATGTGGATTTTCAGGAAGGATTAACTAATATTTTGAAAATTATCAAAGAAACTTCAAAAAGTAAAACCGTACTTTTTCCTGTTCATCCAAGAACGCTGAAAAATATGGAAACATGGGGTTTGCTGGATGAATTGAGAAGTCTTGAAAATGTGATTTTGATGGAACCACAGGGTTATCTTGAATTTTTGCATTTGATGGAAAATTCTGCTTTGATTATCACCGATTCAGGTGGAATTCAGGAGGAAACTACTTATCTGCAAGTGCCTTGTCTTACTTTCCGTGCAAGTACGGAACGTCCAGTAACGGTAGAATTGGGAACAAATATTTTACTTAGTGATCTGGATCCGGTTTCTGTTGCTGAAAAAGTGCAGGATATTTTGGCTGGAAGGGTGAAAGAAGGCATTATTCCTCCATTTTGGGATGGACACGCCGCTGAACGTATCGCAGAAATATTGATACAAAAATACGCTAACTAG
- a CDS encoding RNA-binding domain-containing protein, whose product MSENSNTEYKSRFSDAVIETLVAFANTKGGQIFIGINDDGEPVKNFVIREETVQQWLNEIKHKTQPSVIPDSEFLEIEGKEIISLSIKEFPIKPVAFRGRYFKRVQNSNHQLNLREISDMHLKTFNTSWDSYATNDYKLDDISLEKVRSFIEKSNILKENPLQDDPLTVLYKFELIKESQIANACHLLFAKNDVFLATIELGRFSAPTLIKDGLTLRSDLFSQIEDVLTFIKKHINKEYIITGNPQREERWEYPLNAIREIIINMIVHRDYMHYGDSSVKVFDHYIEFFNPGPLPQSISIEQLLSGDYTSQARNKKVSSIFKEAGVIEKYGSGIKRIQNAFLNYGLEAPVFENFQHGFRVIVSTQTVLKTVEKTVEETVEKTVEKTEEIILNLIKSDSRITTKAIQQITGLSRRGIEWQIQKLKDQKIINRIGPDKGGHWEIIK is encoded by the coding sequence ATGTCTGAAAACTCCAATACCGAATATAAAAGCCGTTTTAGTGATGCCGTAATTGAAACGCTGGTTGCTTTTGCCAACACGAAAGGCGGACAGATTTTTATTGGTATTAACGATGATGGAGAACCTGTCAAAAATTTCGTGATCCGGGAAGAAACGGTTCAGCAATGGCTTAATGAAATCAAACACAAAACGCAGCCTTCCGTTATTCCTGATTCTGAATTCCTTGAAATTGAAGGAAAAGAAATAATTTCGCTTTCGATTAAAGAATTCCCAATCAAACCGGTAGCTTTTCGCGGACGCTATTTCAAACGGGTCCAAAACTCAAATCATCAATTGAATTTGAGAGAAATTTCGGATATGCATCTCAAAACTTTCAACACAAGCTGGGACAGTTATGCAACAAACGATTACAAACTGGACGATATTTCGTTGGAAAAAGTACGTTCGTTTATAGAAAAATCAAACATACTCAAAGAAAATCCGTTGCAGGATGATCCGTTAACGGTTTTGTACAAATTTGAGCTGATTAAAGAATCCCAAATTGCCAACGCGTGCCATTTGTTATTCGCGAAAAATGACGTGTTTCTGGCAACGATTGAATTGGGAAGATTTTCTGCTCCAACTTTGATAAAAGATGGCTTAACGCTCCGGAGCGATTTATTTTCTCAAATCGAAGATGTATTAACTTTTATTAAAAAACATATAAACAAAGAGTATATCATTACCGGAAATCCTCAACGCGAGGAACGCTGGGAATATCCTCTGAATGCAATTCGTGAGATTATTATTAACATGATCGTCCACCGCGACTATATGCATTATGGTGATTCATCTGTGAAAGTTTTTGATCATTATATCGAATTTTTCAACCCTGGTCCATTACCACAATCAATTTCCATTGAACAATTACTCAGCGGAGATTACACATCGCAGGCTAGAAATAAAAAGGTATCTTCGATTTTCAAAGAAGCTGGTGTTATTGAAAAGTATGGATCTGGTATTAAAAGAATTCAAAATGCCTTTCTGAATTACGGTTTAGAAGCGCCCGTTTTTGAAAATTTTCAGCACGGATTTAGGGTTATTGTTTCTACACAAACTGTACTGAAAACTGTGGAGAAAACTGTGGAGGAAACTGTGGAGAAAACTGTGGAGAAAACCGAAGAAATTATCCTGAACCTGATTAAATCCGATTCCCGAATAACGACAAAAGCCATTCAACAAATTACCGGATTAAGCAGACGAGGTATTGAATGGCAAATACAAAAGCTAAAAGATCAAAAAATAATTAACCGGATCGGGCCTGATAAAGGCGGTCATTGGGAAATAATAAAATAA
- a CDS encoding glycosyltransferase family 2 protein: protein MPLLTIITITYNAERFLPRTLKSAEKALAKLADKTVVEYLIIDGGSKDNTLTIASEFEFISKVISEPDRGLYDAMNKGLNLATGKYLWFLNAGDEVQDENILSQLISAFESNADVYYSDALLVREDGSEVGLRSKFTPHDLPKNLTWKDFALGMKVCHQSFIAKKEIAPPYDYTNLSADIDWEISCLKNSKKTQYMDFILCRYLMGGLSIQNHRRSLLDRYNVLKKHFGLIPSLWNHGLIFWRGFWFARKNGKYW, encoded by the coding sequence ATGCCTTTACTAACAATCATCACCATCACATACAACGCCGAACGCTTCCTGCCCCGAACGCTGAAAAGCGCTGAAAAGGCATTGGCAAAACTGGCGGATAAAACTGTGGTTGAATACCTGATCATTGACGGAGGTTCAAAAGACAACACTTTAACCATTGCCAGTGAATTCGAATTTATCTCAAAAGTAATTTCTGAACCAGATCGCGGACTTTATGACGCGATGAATAAAGGCTTGAATCTGGCAACTGGAAAGTATTTATGGTTTCTGAACGCTGGTGATGAAGTTCAGGATGAAAACATTTTAAGTCAGTTAATTTCTGCGTTTGAAAGTAATGCAGATGTTTATTACAGCGATGCATTGCTAGTTCGCGAAGATGGCAGTGAAGTTGGATTAAGAAGTAAATTTACTCCACACGATTTGCCTAAAAACCTTACCTGGAAAGATTTTGCACTGGGAATGAAAGTTTGCCACCAATCTTTTATTGCTAAAAAAGAAATTGCCCCACCCTATGATTACACCAATCTGAGTGCTGATATTGACTGGGAAATTTCCTGTTTGAAAAACTCAAAAAAGACACAGTATATGGATTTTATTCTTTGTCGGTATTTAATGGGCGGACTGTCAATACAAAATCATCGCCGCTCATTATTAGATCGTTATAATGTTTTAAAAAAGCATTTCGGATTGATTCCTTCGCTTTGGAATCATGGATTAATTTTCTGGCGGGGATTCTGGTTTGCGCGGAAAAATGGGAAATATTGGTAG
- a CDS encoding methyltransferase domain-containing protein yields MNGLTDKEFWLNYWESKTGLVFSIPDNYPFLSLLKKLVTTNQVKSLLEIGGFPGYYSVWAHKNLKIKTDLLDFVIHPKILHDLEKANLITEGSVGTIEADLFNYSPVGKYDLVMSNGLIEHFQNTTEIIEKHTQFLSENGILFISLPNFQGLNGWFQKTFDRDNYDKHFIESMDLVYLRNICQNLGLKDIEVYYSGRFMLWLENENKQPAWVQAFRKSTWFSLKVFSKFFPFETKALSPYIVITARA; encoded by the coding sequence ATGAATGGCCTGACGGATAAAGAATTTTGGTTGAATTATTGGGAAAGTAAGACCGGACTCGTTTTTAGTATCCCTGATAATTATCCATTCTTGTCTCTTTTAAAAAAACTGGTGACCACAAATCAGGTAAAAAGTCTGCTTGAAATCGGTGGGTTTCCGGGTTATTATTCCGTTTGGGCGCACAAGAATTTAAAGATTAAAACCGATCTGCTGGATTTCGTCATACATCCGAAGATTTTGCATGATCTTGAAAAAGCGAATCTAATAACAGAAGGTTCGGTCGGGACGATTGAAGCTGATTTATTCAACTACTCTCCCGTTGGCAAATATGACCTCGTCATGTCAAACGGTTTGATTGAACACTTTCAAAATACAACGGAAATTATTGAAAAGCATACCCAGTTTCTTTCTGAAAATGGGATACTTTTTATCTCACTGCCAAACTTTCAGGGATTAAACGGTTGGTTTCAAAAGACATTTGACCGCGACAATTACGACAAGCATTTTATTGAAAGTATGGATCTTGTTTATCTGCGGAATATCTGCCAGAATTTGGGATTGAAAGATATTGAAGTTTATTATTCCGGCCGTTTCATGCTTTGGCTGGAAAATGAAAATAAACAGCCTGCCTGGGTACAAGCTTTCCGCAAATCGACCTGGTTTTCGCTTAAAGTTTTTTCTAAATTTTTTCCGTTTGAAACAAAGGCGCTATCACCTTATATCGTCATAACGGCCCGTGCATGA
- a CDS encoding lipopolysaccharide biosynthesis protein: MGIVVRQSLKAGLGSYIGVGIGIVNQMYVSTKFLSVEQYALSRLLFENSLLFAAFAHLGTPFIADKFFSLFRNDEEEHHGILAFLLLLPFIGAVIFGIIYLVFTPAIHAYFAEESPMFLKYHFLVIPLTTFWIYISVLEAYCRNNSRIAVPNFIREVYLKLANVLLILMFGLGWLSFEAMLYLVVASYGLAVVIFLGYIKQLGRLYFRFPDKKILTRSLIIQMLGYGGFTLLGGVGVNLMLFIDRTMVAGKKGLVSAGIFIIASYIAGIIEIPKKAIAQISIPLLAASLVKGDYDHVRTMNQKSALNQLIAGGVVFLLIWASIDDIFFLIPKGSTYGEGKYVVLFLALVKVFDIATGLNTEIIMYSKFFRFATLFIVASAILGFLLNLWLIPIHGFVGAAIATAFTTLVYSIARMTFVWWKFGVLPFTNKTLQVTLILAFLYAITFLIPDYTRTIISAMLMMALRSIIIILLFILLIVRFKISEEINDLVLGLQRRFLK; this comes from the coding sequence GTGGGAATCGTTGTTCGTCAGAGTCTTAAAGCTGGTCTTGGATCGTACATTGGGGTAGGGATTGGTATTGTCAATCAGATGTACGTTTCTACGAAATTTTTATCCGTAGAGCAATACGCACTTTCCCGGTTGCTTTTTGAAAATAGCTTACTTTTTGCTGCATTTGCACATTTAGGAACCCCCTTTATTGCAGATAAATTTTTCAGTCTTTTTCGGAACGACGAGGAAGAACATCATGGAATTCTTGCGTTTCTCCTGCTTCTTCCTTTTATAGGTGCAGTGATTTTCGGGATTATTTATCTCGTATTCACACCGGCGATCCATGCGTATTTCGCGGAGGAGTCGCCGATGTTTTTGAAATATCATTTTCTGGTTATTCCCTTAACGACGTTCTGGATCTATATTTCTGTCCTTGAAGCATATTGCCGAAACAATTCCCGAATTGCAGTACCGAATTTTATTAGAGAAGTATATCTCAAATTAGCCAACGTCTTGCTGATTTTGATGTTTGGATTGGGCTGGCTAAGTTTTGAAGCCATGTTGTATCTGGTCGTAGCATCCTATGGTTTAGCGGTAGTCATTTTTCTTGGTTACATCAAACAGCTTGGCAGATTATATTTCCGGTTTCCTGATAAAAAAATCCTGACACGCTCGTTAATCATACAAATGCTTGGTTATGGCGGATTTACATTGCTTGGCGGGGTGGGAGTAAACCTGATGCTTTTTATTGATCGAACCATGGTGGCTGGTAAAAAAGGACTGGTAAGTGCCGGGATATTTATCATTGCTTCTTATATCGCCGGGATTATTGAAATTCCTAAAAAAGCAATTGCTCAAATTTCAATTCCTTTACTGGCAGCTTCTTTGGTGAAAGGTGATTATGATCACGTTCGTACCATGAATCAAAAGTCAGCTTTAAATCAGCTTATTGCGGGCGGAGTTGTATTTCTATTAATTTGGGCCAGTATCGACGATATTTTCTTTTTAATACCCAAAGGAAGTACGTATGGAGAAGGCAAATATGTGGTGCTGTTTCTTGCGTTGGTGAAGGTGTTCGACATTGCAACGGGTTTGAATACAGAAATTATCATGTATTCGAAATTTTTCAGATTCGCTACGTTATTTATTGTTGCATCGGCCATTTTAGGTTTTTTGTTGAACTTATGGCTAATCCCAATCCACGGTTTTGTAGGAGCAGCGATTGCAACTGCCTTCACCACTTTGGTTTACTCAATTGCCAGAATGACTTTCGTTTGGTGGAAATTTGGAGTGCTTCCGTTCACAAATAAAACGTTACAGGTTACCTTAATTCTGGCTTTTTTGTATGCAATTACTTTCCTGATTCCGGATTATACAAGAACGATTATTTCGGCTATGTTGATGATGGCTTTGCGTTCAATAATCATCATTCTGTTGTTTATTCTTCTAATTGTAAGGTTTAAAATTTCCGAAGAAATTAATGATCTGGTACTGGGTTTGCAACGCAGATTTCTCAAATAA
- a CDS encoding glycosyltransferase family 4 protein, protein MNVVFINTSDSSGGAAIACSRLQKALEKHSSIKGDILVQEKKTENPAVTTIANTSLKKQFVWARFIAERLLFLPYERSKEIRFLFNRGIVGVDISKHPLVQNADIIHLHWVNFGFLSTGSIKKLLALGKPVVWTFHDMWPFTGGCHHSGECENYQIECGNCKFLKNPGGNDISRKDWFSKNSAYQPNHFTAVGCSQWLSKRARNSSLLNGFKIESIPNPIDITVFSPISKREARQQLNLPTDKHLILFAAMRVNALMKGFSYFQEALIQLKNQHPELSENIELLVFGQAEEEVLNQLPFKTHKLGHLSDVKQIVLSYNAASVFVTPSLEENLPNTIMESFACGTPAVGFNIGGIPEMIYHQQNGYLSEYKSVESLATGIQWVLENNTDGEISKKAREKVLGSYAENIVASQYETLYKSLLKNK, encoded by the coding sequence ATGAACGTAGTTTTTATCAATACCAGCGACAGTAGCGGCGGCGCAGCCATAGCTTGCTCCCGACTGCAAAAGGCTTTGGAAAAACATTCGTCCATCAAAGGCGACATATTGGTTCAGGAAAAAAAAACGGAAAATCCGGCTGTAACCACAATCGCCAATACTTCATTAAAAAAACAATTTGTCTGGGCGAGATTTATCGCTGAACGACTTTTATTTTTACCCTACGAACGATCGAAAGAGATTCGTTTTCTGTTTAATCGTGGTATCGTTGGCGTGGATATCAGCAAACATCCGCTTGTTCAAAATGCAGATATCATTCATTTACACTGGGTTAACTTCGGATTTTTATCAACCGGTTCTATAAAAAAATTACTGGCGCTGGGAAAACCTGTCGTATGGACTTTCCATGACATGTGGCCTTTTACGGGCGGCTGTCATCATAGCGGCGAATGCGAAAACTATCAGATTGAATGTGGGAACTGCAAGTTTTTGAAAAACCCGGGTGGAAATGATATTTCCAGAAAAGACTGGTTTTCCAAAAACTCAGCCTATCAGCCTAATCATTTTACAGCAGTTGGTTGCAGTCAGTGGCTATCCAAAAGAGCCCGAAACAGCAGTTTGCTTAATGGCTTTAAAATAGAATCGATTCCAAATCCAATTGACATTACCGTATTTTCTCCAATATCAAAAAGGGAAGCGAGGCAACAATTAAATTTACCAACTGACAAACATTTAATTCTTTTCGCCGCCATGCGCGTAAATGCGCTGATGAAAGGTTTTTCGTATTTTCAGGAAGCATTAATTCAACTTAAAAATCAACATCCCGAGCTTTCTGAAAATATTGAACTTCTGGTTTTCGGGCAGGCGGAAGAAGAAGTGTTAAATCAATTACCATTTAAGACGCATAAACTTGGACATTTGTCCGATGTAAAACAGATAGTATTATCTTATAACGCAGCGTCGGTTTTTGTAACTCCTTCTCTCGAAGAGAATTTGCCAAATACGATTATGGAATCTTTTGCCTGTGGAACGCCGGCAGTTGGATTCAACATAGGCGGTATTCCGGAAATGATTTATCATCAGCAAAACGGATACCTTTCAGAATATAAATCTGTTGAGTCGTTAGCAACCGGGATTCAGTGGGTTTTGGAAAATAATACGGATGGAGAAATTTCTAAAAAAGCGCGGGAAAAAGTACTGGGAAGTTACGCGGAAAATATTGTCGCGTCTCAATATGAAACGCTGTACAAATCATTGTTGAAAAACAAATGA
- a CDS encoding ORF6N domain-containing protein has product MKRSIETPCDRFPDDFMFEITRPECNSLRSQIVILENRKSCDLIIDFQYSI; this is encoded by the coding sequence ATGAAGCGTTCCATTGAAACGCCTTGTGACAGGTTTCCTGACGACTTTATGTTTGAAATTACAAGACCAGAATGTAATTCTCTAAGGTCACAAATTGTGATCTTAGAGAATCGAAAAAGCTGTGACCTAATTATCGATTTTCAGTATTCCATATAA
- a CDS encoding ORF6N domain-containing protein: MFELTSLEFDSLRSQFVILKNQRGEHSKYLPFAFTELGTAILSSVLKGQKALQVNITNMRAFVMIRQYY; this comes from the coding sequence ATGTTTGAATTGACCTCGCTGGAATTTGATTCTTTAAGATCACAATTTGTGATCTTAAAGAATCAAAGAGGTGAACATAGTAAATATTTACCATTTGCTTTTACTGAACTAGGTACTGCCATATTATCAAGTGTGTTGAAAGGTCAAAAAGCACTTCAAGTAAACATCACCAATATGCGGGCCTTTGTTATGATTCGTCAATATTATTGA
- a CDS encoding ORF6N domain-containing protein, translating to MELIAIQNKVFTLRGQKVMLDFDLAEMYEVETRSLKQAVRRNVD from the coding sequence ATGGAACTGATCGCTATACAAAACAAAGTGTTCACGCTTCGTGGACAGAAAGTTATGCTGGATTTCGATTTGGCAGAAATGTATGAAGTTGAAACAAGATCTTTGAAACAGGCTGTTAGGAGAAATGTTGATTGA
- a CDS encoding nucleotide sugar dehydrogenase yields MLSEIAASKIAIIGLGYVGLPLAVEFSRKYSVLGFDINKERVAELKRGYDRTQEISSEDLQRVQDLQFSDELSALATCNIFIVTVPTPIDNYKKPDLGPLLKASDTVGKVLKKGDIVIYESTVYPGCTEEDCVPVLERVSGLKFNVDFFCGYSPERINPGDKVNTLTKIKKVTSGSTSEIGEFVNTLYGTIIEAGTHLASSIKVAEASKAIENAQRDVNISFVNELALIFDRMGIDTTEVLEAAGTKWNFLKYKPGLVGGHCIGVDPYYLAYKAESLGYYPQVILSGRRVNDTMGVFVANKLVKLLIKKGHKIEGSRVLILGITFKENCPDIRNTRVVDVYKELKDFGMDVDVYDSWASAEEVKHEYDIALADKPNGKYEAVVLAVAHDTFKELNLTDFTNTNSVLFDLKSTLPKDSVDSRL; encoded by the coding sequence ATGTTGTCAGAAATTGCTGCAAGTAAAATTGCAATTATTGGTCTTGGTTATGTTGGTCTGCCGTTGGCGGTGGAATTCAGCCGGAAATATTCAGTGCTTGGTTTTGATATCAATAAAGAACGTGTTGCTGAATTGAAGCGCGGCTATGACCGAACGCAGGAAATTTCTTCGGAAGATTTACAACGTGTTCAGGATCTGCAATTTTCAGATGAATTGTCGGCATTGGCGACTTGCAATATATTTATAGTAACTGTTCCAACGCCGATCGATAACTATAAAAAGCCGGATCTTGGCCCACTTTTGAAAGCCAGTGATACGGTTGGAAAAGTTTTGAAAAAAGGTGATATCGTTATTTATGAATCCACAGTTTATCCGGGTTGTACAGAGGAAGATTGTGTTCCGGTTCTGGAAAGAGTAAGCGGCTTGAAATTCAATGTTGATTTTTTCTGCGGATATTCTCCGGAGCGTATCAATCCAGGCGACAAGGTCAATACCTTAACCAAAATCAAAAAAGTAACCTCAGGTTCAACGTCGGAAATTGGTGAGTTTGTCAATACTTTATACGGAACGATTATCGAAGCCGGAACACATCTGGCATCGAGTATTAAAGTTGCCGAAGCTTCAAAAGCAATTGAAAATGCCCAGCGCGATGTAAATATTTCTTTCGTTAATGAACTTGCGTTGATCTTTGACCGGATGGGAATTGATACGACGGAAGTGTTGGAAGCTGCCGGAACAAAGTGGAATTTTCTTAAATATAAGCCGGGGTTGGTAGGCGGACATTGCATTGGTGTTGATCCCTATTATCTGGCGTACAAAGCAGAATCTTTGGGTTATTATCCACAAGTAATCCTTTCTGGCCGCCGTGTGAATGATACGATGGGTGTTTTTGTAGCCAATAAACTGGTCAAACTTTTGATAAAAAAAGGACATAAAATTGAAGGCAGTCGCGTTTTGATTTTAGGTATCACTTTTAAAGAAAATTGTCCTGATATCCGAAATACGCGTGTTGTTGATGTTTATAAAGAATTGAAAGATTTCGGTATGGATGTTGATGTGTATGACTCCTGGGCTTCGGCGGAAGAGGTGAAACATGAATATGACATCGCCTTGGCAGATAAACCAAATGGAAAATATGAAGCCGTTGTATTAGCTGTTGCGCACGACACTTTCAAAGAGTTGAATCTGACAGATTTTACAAATACAAATTCGGTCCTTTTTGATCTGAAATCGACTTTGCCAAAAGATTCGGTTGATTCTCGACTATAA
- a CDS encoding glycosyltransferase family 4 protein produces MRVCFVMAGLPHYFALILNKMVSDYGIEVILVKPTQQSKALGAGVKEDKSAANFRLVELPEFTTWYGKSFFENLIPTLQEIKPDIIVMSSWPYFLQLVLNPPFYFKLKKIGAKLICRDIPFNTAYWGKSQEYYYSGQNITEDLDANKKNWKGALYFRAITWLRKLYLPLADAHINYYDEGRDIIGSYGVPKEKIFIAANSPDTDELLAAYEEVLRQPEILPANPHRVIHVGRLVKWKRVDMLIQSIKDLKRFFPDIELVVVGFGPEEENLKKLAEKLDVTDNVKFVGGVYDALTLGKYLHVSSIYLLGGMGGLSINDAMCFAKPVICSVADGTERRLVRDGYNGFYFENGNQESLNLKMKTLLQDPEKISTFGANSLRIIKEEINIHSVLKEYMVAFNYVLAH; encoded by the coding sequence ATGCGTGTTTGTTTTGTTATGGCGGGGTTGCCGCATTATTTTGCCTTGATATTGAATAAAATGGTTTCCGACTATGGAATCGAAGTTATTCTCGTCAAACCTACCCAACAAAGCAAAGCCCTGGGCGCCGGTGTGAAGGAAGATAAATCAGCCGCGAACTTCCGGTTGGTGGAACTTCCCGAGTTTACAACCTGGTACGGAAAGTCTTTTTTCGAAAATCTTATCCCGACTTTACAGGAAATAAAACCGGACATTATCGTAATGTCGTCCTGGCCATATTTTTTGCAACTGGTACTGAATCCGCCTTTTTATTTTAAACTGAAAAAAATTGGCGCAAAGTTAATTTGCCGGGATATTCCTTTTAATACGGCGTATTGGGGTAAAAGTCAGGAGTATTATTATTCAGGACAAAACATTACCGAAGATCTTGACGCAAATAAAAAAAACTGGAAAGGTGCACTTTATTTCCGGGCAATAACGTGGTTACGAAAATTATATCTTCCGCTAGCCGACGCGCATATCAACTATTATGATGAAGGCCGTGATATCATCGGAAGTTATGGCGTTCCGAAAGAAAAAATATTTATTGCCGCCAATTCTCCAGATACTGACGAATTGCTGGCCGCGTATGAAGAAGTTTTAAGACAACCTGAAATTTTACCGGCTAATCCACACCGTGTTATTCATGTAGGAAGATTAGTGAAATGGAAGCGAGTGGATATGCTGATTCAGTCGATTAAAGATCTGAAACGGTTTTTTCCTGATATTGAACTGGTCGTTGTAGGTTTCGGTCCGGAAGAAGAAAATCTTAAAAAACTGGCTGAAAAACTTGATGTCACGGACAATGTAAAGTTTGTCGGAGGAGTTTATGATGCACTCACGCTGGGTAAATATCTGCATGTTTCGTCCATTTATTTATTAGGCGGAATGGGTGGATTATCCATCAATGATGCCATGTGTTTTGCCAAACCGGTCATTTGTTCGGTTGCGGATGGAACGGAAAGACGTTTGGTGAGAGATGGATATAATGGTTTTTATTTTGAAAATGGAAATCAGGAAAGTCTGAACCTGAAAATGAAAACGTTGCTTCAGGATCCCGAAAAAATCAGCACCTTTGGTGCAAATTCATTGCGCATAATAAAAGAAGAAATCAATATACACAGTGTGCTGAAAGAATACATGGTTGCCTTTAACTACGTTCTGGCGCACTGA